A single window of Archangium gephyra DNA harbors:
- a CDS encoding amino acid ABC transporter ATP-binding protein, translating into MIRVEDVRKRFPGAASATLDGVSFTLEKGGLAAILGPSGSGKSTLLRCIVGLERPDTGSIHLGGQAGLVFQSFELFPHLTVLGNCTLAQRLVAGRSRDEAEARARQLLEELGLGHRLEAWPEMLSGGQRQRVAIARALAMEPAVLLYDEPTSALDPSLRREVVETLRRVGALGMTQLVVTHDVQLARAAETVLVLDHGHLVEQGPPAQVLDAPRHEATRRLLAQAND; encoded by the coding sequence ATGATTCGCGTCGAGGACGTACGCAAGCGCTTCCCCGGAGCGGCCTCGGCCACGCTGGACGGCGTGTCCTTCACGCTGGAGAAGGGCGGGCTGGCCGCCATCCTCGGGCCGAGCGGCTCGGGCAAGTCCACGCTGCTGCGCTGCATCGTGGGCCTGGAGCGGCCGGACACGGGCTCCATCCACCTGGGAGGACAGGCGGGGCTGGTGTTCCAGTCCTTCGAGCTCTTCCCCCACCTCACGGTGCTGGGCAACTGCACGCTGGCGCAGCGGCTGGTGGCCGGGCGCTCGCGGGACGAGGCGGAGGCGCGGGCGCGCCAGCTGCTGGAGGAGCTGGGGTTGGGACACCGGCTGGAGGCGTGGCCGGAGATGCTCTCCGGCGGGCAGCGGCAGCGCGTGGCCATCGCCCGGGCGCTGGCCATGGAGCCCGCGGTGCTGCTGTACGACGAACCGACGAGCGCCCTGGATCCCTCGCTGCGCCGCGAGGTGGTGGAGACGCTGCGCCGGGTGGGCGCGCTGGGAATGACACAGCTCGTCGTGACGCATGACGTGCAGCTCGCGCGCGCCGCCGAGACCGTCCTCGTGCTGGACCACGGCCACCTCGTCGAGCAGGGCCCGCCCGCACAGGTGTTGGACGCGCCGCGGCACGAGGCCACGCGCCGGCTGCTCGCCCAGGCCAATGACTGA
- a CDS encoding prenyltransferase: protein MKDGGGTLRAWLQASRFPSQSYLALPLLLGQAVAVYPRGGGLDVGTLVAVQLFGVLDQLFIVYANDRADLETDRRNQTATLFSGGSRVLVEGRLSPRALGLAAGVCAGALLALSVGLAVLRGAPLLVPLAVAALGLLWAYSYPPLRLSYRGGGELLQMVGVAGVLPLYGYVAQGGDPGRFPWALVVLLLPTHLACAIATALPDEPSDRESGKLTLPARVGGERAAWVIVLLNGLTVALAPWGLRVLGLSAGLGLLVPVVATLVVLLVRPAPPGSLRVQVRVAAAITATLATVALPLLALVRT from the coding sequence GTGAAGGACGGCGGGGGCACGCTCCGGGCCTGGCTCCAGGCCTCGCGGTTTCCCTCGCAGTCCTACCTCGCGCTGCCCCTGCTGCTCGGGCAGGCCGTCGCGGTGTACCCGCGCGGCGGGGGGCTCGACGTGGGGACGCTGGTGGCCGTGCAGCTCTTCGGGGTGCTCGACCAGCTCTTCATCGTCTACGCCAATGACCGGGCGGACCTGGAGACGGATCGCCGCAACCAGACGGCCACCCTCTTCTCCGGGGGCTCCCGCGTGCTCGTCGAGGGCCGGCTCTCGCCCCGTGCGCTCGGACTCGCCGCCGGGGTGTGCGCGGGCGCGCTGCTGGCCCTGTCGGTGGGGCTGGCGGTGCTCCGGGGCGCGCCGCTGCTCGTGCCGCTGGCGGTGGCGGCGCTGGGGCTGCTGTGGGCCTACAGCTATCCGCCGCTCCGGCTCTCGTACCGGGGCGGGGGCGAGCTGCTGCAGATGGTGGGCGTCGCTGGCGTGCTGCCGCTCTATGGGTATGTCGCGCAGGGCGGGGACCCGGGGCGCTTTCCCTGGGCGCTCGTCGTGCTGCTGCTGCCCACGCACCTCGCCTGTGCCATCGCCACGGCGCTGCCCGACGAGCCCTCGGACCGGGAGAGCGGCAAGCTCACGTTGCCGGCACGTGTGGGGGGCGAGCGGGCCGCCTGGGTCATCGTGTTGCTCAATGGCCTCACCGTGGCGCTGGCGCCGTGGGGCCTGCGCGTCCTGGGCCTGAGCGCGGGCCTGGGGCTGCTGGTGCCGGTGGTGGCCACGCTCGTGGTGCTCCTGGTGCGTCCCGCGCCGCCCGGCTCCCTGCGCGTGCAGGTCCGTGTCGCCGCCGCCATCACCGCCACGCTGGCCACGGTCGCGCTTCCCCTCCTCGCCCTCGTGCGCACCTGA
- a CDS encoding glycoside hydrolase family 15 protein — translation MRQRIDDYALLGDCHSAALVGRDGSIDWACFPRFDSPAVFCRILDVGKGGSFRVSPEGSFRSTRRYLDDTNVLVTTFTTSTGVLEVTDCMPVRTGLSHSTRSGTRHALLRRLRCIGGEVRTRVVVAPRFEYGAFVPRIRLTSPQTAELVGGADALWVTATRPLEAHDNALRARWHLRAGDEAWVEAAWTPSLVERSAADMPDLASMRRRLEQTVAFWREWISHCAYEGEYSHAVRRSALVLKALTYAPSGAIVAAPTTSLPEEPGGVRNWDYRYTWLRDTTLTLISLMLLGYQEETLAFERWLARTSAGRAEDVQIMYSIRGHRLLPEVELAHLEGHRGSRPVRAGNGAVKQLQLDVFGEMLEGAWLFSKMGRRMPQAKWDFLRGLVDNVCERWRQPDQGLWEVRDEPRHFLHSKLLCWVALDRAIRIARSRRLPAPVGRWVRERAAVREYLLKEGARQGWFPQSVGSELPDASVLQLPALGFLPSAHPLVSRTVDVVRQRLERGGLLYRYHAPDGLSGGEGTFLLCSFWLHDVLVHSGRTREAEELLRYLLSLANDVGLYAEEAVPGTGEAMGNFPQAFTHMALVASCAQLSAGRSFQLPRAGAYDYADFALTYHLGRRSMFMSHFSWEAVQ, via the coding sequence ATGCGGCAGCGGATCGACGACTACGCGTTGTTGGGGGACTGCCACTCCGCCGCCCTGGTGGGCCGGGATGGCTCCATCGACTGGGCCTGCTTCCCCCGGTTCGACTCGCCCGCGGTGTTCTGCCGCATCCTGGACGTGGGCAAGGGCGGCTCCTTCCGGGTGAGCCCCGAGGGCTCCTTCCGCTCCACCCGCCGCTACCTCGACGACACCAACGTGCTCGTCACCACCTTCACCACGTCCACCGGCGTGCTGGAGGTGACGGACTGCATGCCGGTGCGCACCGGGCTGTCCCACAGCACCCGCTCGGGGACGCGGCACGCCCTGCTGCGGCGGCTGCGCTGCATCGGCGGCGAGGTGCGGACCCGGGTGGTGGTGGCGCCGCGCTTCGAGTACGGCGCCTTCGTGCCGCGCATCCGCCTCACCTCGCCCCAGACGGCGGAGCTGGTGGGCGGCGCCGACGCCCTCTGGGTGACGGCCACGCGTCCGCTGGAGGCGCACGACAATGCCCTGCGCGCGCGCTGGCACCTGCGGGCCGGGGACGAGGCCTGGGTGGAGGCGGCGTGGACGCCCTCGCTCGTCGAGCGGAGCGCGGCGGACATGCCGGACCTCGCGTCCATGCGCCGCCGGCTGGAGCAGACGGTGGCCTTCTGGCGCGAGTGGATCTCCCACTGCGCCTACGAGGGCGAGTACTCGCACGCGGTGCGGCGCTCGGCGCTGGTGCTCAAGGCGCTCACGTACGCGCCCTCGGGCGCCATCGTGGCGGCCCCCACCACGTCCCTGCCCGAGGAGCCGGGCGGCGTGCGCAACTGGGACTACCGCTACACCTGGCTGCGCGACACCACGCTCACGCTCATCTCGCTGATGCTGCTGGGCTACCAGGAGGAGACGCTCGCCTTCGAGCGCTGGCTGGCGCGCACCAGCGCGGGCCGGGCCGAGGACGTTCAAATCATGTACAGCATCCGCGGCCACCGGCTGTTGCCCGAGGTGGAGCTGGCGCACCTGGAGGGCCACCGGGGCTCGCGGCCGGTGCGCGCCGGCAACGGGGCGGTGAAGCAGCTGCAGCTCGACGTCTTCGGGGAGATGCTGGAGGGGGCGTGGCTCTTCTCGAAGATGGGGCGGCGCATGCCCCAGGCGAAATGGGACTTCCTGCGCGGGCTGGTGGACAACGTGTGCGAGCGCTGGCGCCAGCCGGACCAGGGCCTCTGGGAGGTGCGCGACGAGCCCCGGCACTTCCTCCACTCGAAGCTGCTGTGCTGGGTGGCGCTGGACCGGGCCATCCGCATCGCCCGCTCACGGCGGCTGCCGGCGCCGGTGGGCCGCTGGGTGCGCGAGCGCGCGGCGGTGCGCGAGTACCTCCTGAAGGAAGGCGCGCGCCAGGGGTGGTTCCCCCAGTCGGTGGGCTCGGAGTTGCCGGACGCCTCGGTGCTGCAGCTGCCGGCGCTGGGCTTCCTCCCGTCGGCCCACCCGCTGGTGAGCCGCACGGTGGACGTGGTGCGCCAGCGGCTGGAGAGGGGCGGGCTGCTCTACCGCTACCACGCGCCGGATGGACTGAGCGGCGGCGAGGGCACCTTCCTGCTGTGCTCCTTCTGGCTGCATGACGTGCTGGTGCACTCGGGCCGGACGCGGGAGGCGGAGGAGCTGCTGCGCTACCTGCTGAGCCTGGCCAACGACGTGGGCCTCTACGCCGAGGAGGCGGTGCCGGGCACGGGCGAGGCCATGGGCAACTTCCCGCAGGCCTTCACGCACATGGCCCTGGTGGCCTCGTGCGCGCAACTCTCCGCGGGCCGGAGCTTCCAGCTGCCGAGGGCGGGCGCGTACGACTACGCGGACTTCGCGCTCACCTACCACCTCGGCCGGCGCTCCATGTTCATGTCCCACTTCTCGTGGGAGGCGGTGCAGTGA
- a CDS encoding lycopene cyclase domain-containing protein has protein sequence MTYEFLVMALLFLVPGAIFWLVRADLRWLMRRAMLASLPFAATEWLFYPEYWTPRFLFGLADRIGFGVEDVLFVAGLGAFSSCAYAVAFRQTVVPRGSGTRPWFRAAGGIAAMLAFTGLLLAVGVPILYAAVAAMGVGTLGVLGVRPDLVLPSLLGAVLSCVIYLGLCLLFERLVPGVFERTWRPSLLLRGHFLGVPLDELLYGAGAGLAATAFPAWAFRFAFAPLPRPGSRSG, from the coding sequence ATGACGTATGAGTTCCTGGTGATGGCGCTGCTGTTCCTGGTGCCGGGTGCCATCTTCTGGCTCGTGCGCGCGGACCTGCGCTGGCTGATGCGCAGGGCGATGCTGGCCTCGCTCCCGTTCGCGGCCACCGAGTGGTTGTTCTATCCGGAGTACTGGACGCCGCGTTTCCTGTTCGGCCTGGCGGATCGCATCGGCTTCGGCGTGGAGGACGTGCTCTTCGTCGCCGGGCTCGGGGCCTTCTCCTCCTGCGCCTACGCGGTGGCGTTCCGCCAGACGGTGGTGCCCCGGGGCAGCGGCACGCGGCCCTGGTTCCGGGCGGCGGGGGGCATCGCGGCCATGCTGGCCTTCACGGGGCTGCTGCTCGCGGTGGGCGTGCCCATCCTCTACGCGGCGGTGGCGGCGATGGGCGTGGGCACCCTGGGCGTGCTGGGGGTGCGCCCGGACCTGGTGCTCCCGAGCCTGCTGGGCGCGGTGCTCTCGTGCGTCATCTACCTGGGGCTGTGCCTGCTCTTCGAGCGGCTGGTGCCCGGCGTCTTCGAGCGCACGTGGCGGCCGAGCCTGCTGCTGCGCGGCCATTTCCTCGGGGTTCCGCTGGATGAGCTGCTGTACGGAGCCGGCGCGGGCCTCGCCGCGACAGCCTTTCCAGCGTGGGCCTTCCGGTTCGCGTTCGCGCCGCTGCCGCGTCCGGGCTCGCGCTCAGGGTAG
- a CDS encoding cysteine desulfurase-like protein, with amino-acid sequence MTSPFAEHFPALRSGFSYLDNAAGAQVPSHTIDAITHFLTQGSCNVGQPYPASVRATEVKAQARAATAEFLNCLPEEVMLGTSATALTFQLSRAFSRIFQPGDEVIISELEHESNASPWRWLESQGVVVKPWKARWPEGRLELAELRPLLTARTRLVAVTAAANSVGTAPEVTAAATLAHSVGAWLIVDAVHSSPHQLPDVKAWGADFAVFSPYKVFGPHLGCLYVRHELLSRLPADKLWFVPEDSPQKFEPGTANHEGLAGWLGSLRYVREVLGGGQPGRAGLEQAFRRIESLERPLLESALERLRAHKRVRLYGIPEPKGRVATFCFNVQGVPPRAVAEHLARSGVGVAAGHYYATLAMQALGLMPEGAVRVSLLHYNTLAEVDRLMASLDTLP; translated from the coding sequence ATGACTTCCCCCTTCGCCGAGCACTTCCCCGCCTTGCGGTCGGGTTTCAGCTACCTCGACAACGCCGCTGGCGCCCAGGTGCCCTCGCATACCATCGACGCCATCACGCACTTCCTCACCCAGGGGAGCTGCAACGTGGGCCAGCCCTACCCGGCCTCCGTGCGCGCCACCGAGGTGAAGGCCCAGGCCCGCGCCGCCACCGCCGAGTTCCTCAACTGTCTGCCCGAGGAGGTGATGCTCGGCACCAGCGCCACCGCCCTCACCTTCCAGCTCTCGCGCGCCTTCTCCCGCATCTTCCAGCCCGGTGACGAGGTCATCATCTCGGAGCTCGAGCACGAGTCCAACGCCAGCCCCTGGCGCTGGTTGGAGTCCCAGGGCGTGGTGGTGAAGCCGTGGAAGGCCCGCTGGCCCGAGGGCCGGCTGGAGCTGGCCGAGCTCCGCCCGCTGCTCACCGCGCGCACCCGGCTCGTCGCGGTGACGGCCGCCGCCAACTCGGTGGGCACCGCGCCGGAGGTGACGGCCGCCGCCACGCTCGCCCATTCCGTGGGCGCCTGGCTCATCGTGGACGCGGTGCACTCCAGCCCGCACCAGCTGCCGGACGTGAAGGCCTGGGGCGCGGACTTCGCCGTCTTCTCGCCCTACAAGGTCTTCGGCCCCCACCTGGGCTGCCTGTACGTGCGCCACGAGCTGCTGTCCCGCCTGCCCGCGGACAAGCTGTGGTTCGTCCCCGAGGACAGCCCGCAGAAGTTCGAGCCCGGCACCGCCAACCACGAGGGCCTCGCGGGCTGGCTGGGCTCGCTGCGCTACGTGCGCGAGGTGCTCGGCGGCGGGCAGCCCGGGCGCGCGGGGCTGGAGCAGGCCTTCCGCCGCATCGAGTCCCTGGAGCGTCCGCTGCTGGAGTCCGCGCTGGAGCGGCTGCGCGCCCACAAGCGCGTGCGCCTCTACGGCATCCCCGAGCCCAAGGGCCGCGTGGCCACCTTCTGCTTCAACGTGCAGGGTGTCCCGCCGCGCGCCGTGGCCGAGCACCTCGCCCGTAGCGGGGTGGGCGTGGCCGCGGGCCACTACTACGCCACGCTGGCCATGCAGGCGCTGGGCCTCATGCCCGAGGGCGCGGTGCGCGTCTCGCTGCTGCACTACAACACGCTGGCCGAGGTGGACCGGCTCATGGCCAGCCTGGACACGCTACCCTGA
- a CDS encoding UbiA family prenyltransferase, with product MSPAARWWYALKPASWPKVLVPALFGQAVGAAAAGQVSLGALGFGVLWMLADVSFIVLLNDWGDREVDTLKRRMFPQGCSPKTIPDGILPARAVLLAGLGAGGGALLLAWGAGLALGRPLLLPLAALGLLVFAAYTLPPLRLNYRGGGELLEMVGVGGVLPTLHAYAQCGQWAPAWWVSLAPGLLVLSLSSALASGLSDEESDRAGGKRTFTTSWGNAVVRRGTEVSLGTGVLLWLAASCLAEDAPPLGVVVPAVVLALPFTMRLVRRSPSAVTNAFGAQSAYKAELHRAIWWGTLTLSAGVLAAGLGGWK from the coding sequence ATGAGCCCCGCGGCGCGCTGGTGGTACGCCCTCAAGCCGGCGAGCTGGCCGAAGGTGCTCGTGCCCGCGCTGTTCGGCCAGGCCGTGGGCGCGGCCGCCGCCGGCCAGGTGTCGCTGGGGGCGCTCGGCTTCGGCGTGCTGTGGATGCTGGCCGACGTCTCCTTCATCGTGCTGCTCAACGACTGGGGAGATCGCGAGGTGGACACCCTCAAGCGCCGCATGTTCCCCCAGGGCTGCTCGCCCAAGACGATTCCCGACGGCATCCTCCCCGCCAGGGCCGTGCTCCTCGCGGGCCTCGGGGCCGGTGGGGGGGCGCTGCTGCTGGCGTGGGGCGCCGGGCTCGCGCTGGGGCGGCCGTTGCTGCTGCCGCTGGCCGCGCTGGGCCTGCTCGTCTTCGCCGCCTACACGCTGCCTCCCCTGCGGCTCAACTACCGGGGCGGGGGCGAGCTGCTGGAGATGGTGGGCGTGGGAGGTGTGCTTCCCACGCTGCATGCGTATGCCCAGTGTGGCCAGTGGGCCCCCGCGTGGTGGGTGTCGCTGGCGCCGGGCCTGCTGGTGTTGTCCCTGTCGAGCGCCCTGGCCAGCGGGCTGTCCGACGAGGAGAGTGATCGCGCCGGAGGCAAGCGCACCTTCACCACCTCGTGGGGCAACGCGGTGGTCCGCCGGGGGACGGAGGTGTCCCTGGGGACAGGGGTGCTGCTGTGGCTCGCGGCGTCCTGTCTGGCCGAGGACGCACCGCCCCTCGGGGTGGTGGTGCCGGCCGTGGTGCTCGCATTACCTTTCACCATGCGTCTGGTGAGGAGGAGCCCGTCCGCGGTGACGAATGCCTTCGGTGCGCAGTCGGCCTATAAGGCGGAGCTCCACCGTGCCATCTGGTGGGGAACGTTGACACTGTCGGCGGGTGTGCTCGCCGCGGGGCTGGGAGGGTGGAAGTGA
- a CDS encoding pyridoxamine 5'-phosphate oxidase family protein, which produces MTTKKTDKKDPVVHLGELIHGIKVAMMTTVEEDGTLRSRPMWTHDRDFDGQLWFFTREHSPKVDEVERDSHVSLSYADTAKDRYVSVSGVARLVLDKEKARELWNPTLKAWFPQGVDDPELALLCVTVNKAEFWDTPNKRMVQLVGFVKGVLTGEPYRPGENEKVNLDESGAAMH; this is translated from the coding sequence ATGACCACGAAGAAGACGGACAAGAAGGACCCTGTCGTGCACCTGGGCGAGCTCATCCACGGCATCAAGGTCGCGATGATGACGACGGTGGAGGAGGACGGGACGCTGCGCAGCCGGCCCATGTGGACGCACGACCGGGACTTCGACGGACAGCTGTGGTTCTTCACCCGGGAGCACTCGCCCAAGGTGGACGAGGTGGAGCGCGACAGCCACGTGAGCCTGTCGTACGCGGACACGGCGAAGGACCGCTACGTGTCGGTGAGCGGCGTGGCCCGGCTGGTGCTCGACAAGGAGAAGGCGCGCGAGCTGTGGAACCCCACGCTGAAGGCCTGGTTCCCGCAGGGCGTGGATGACCCCGAGCTCGCCCTGCTGTGCGTGACGGTGAACAAGGCGGAGTTCTGGGACACGCCCAACAAGCGCATGGTGCAGCTCGTGGGCTTCGTGAAGGGCGTGCTCACCGGCGAGCCGTACCGCCCCGGCGAGAACGAGAAGGTGAACCTCGACGAGTCCGGCGCGGCGATGCACTGA
- a CDS encoding ferrochelatase, which yields MRRLPEDILAGLEPLSPLLGEAVSLDTSRPRALLPVELAARLMEGDAGEEKARAFAQGLGEVVRALAEDFPENIFWDLDFLACRMWNAGGPEAVLGFARRVVTLCRGFGNKSQLRFRYAHDFLYGYDWARWVVRQPEKRAAIGPFDLAFFDYLEGRLQTLVELIADDDGKYGKLQGQEFRNPFTFCREPREEAHLHQVLAQADFIPVKAWRFDGDCRWDLPFTDLRTEAARRLGLAREATS from the coding sequence GTGAGAAGACTTCCGGAAGACATCCTCGCCGGGCTGGAGCCCCTGTCCCCCCTGCTGGGAGAGGCGGTCTCGCTCGACACGAGCCGGCCGCGCGCGCTGCTGCCCGTGGAGCTGGCGGCCCGGCTGATGGAGGGGGACGCCGGGGAAGAGAAGGCACGGGCCTTCGCCCAGGGCCTGGGCGAGGTGGTGCGGGCGCTCGCGGAGGATTTTCCGGAGAACATCTTCTGGGACCTGGACTTCCTGGCCTGCCGCATGTGGAACGCCGGGGGGCCCGAGGCGGTGCTCGGCTTCGCGCGGCGGGTGGTGACGCTGTGCCGGGGCTTCGGCAACAAGTCGCAGCTGCGCTTCCGCTACGCCCATGACTTCCTGTACGGCTATGACTGGGCCCGCTGGGTGGTGCGCCAGCCGGAGAAGCGCGCGGCCATCGGCCCCTTCGACCTGGCCTTCTTCGACTACCTCGAGGGCCGGCTCCAGACGCTCGTCGAGCTCATCGCCGACGACGACGGCAAGTACGGCAAGCTCCAGGGCCAGGAGTTCCGCAACCCCTTCACCTTCTGCCGGGAGCCTCGCGAGGAGGCGCACCTGCACCAGGTGCTCGCCCAGGCGGACTTCATTCCCGTGAAGGCCTGGCGCTTCGATGGGGACTGCCGCTGGGACCTTCCCTTCACCGACCTGCGCACCGAGGCCGCCCGGCGCCTCGGGCTGGCGCGCGAGGCCACCTCGTGA
- a CDS encoding helix-turn-helix transcriptional regulator encodes MVSKRTPPPPSQQRMDDKLALALGAAARAARLRAGLTQAEAAEKVGLAPGVYGRIERGGMMPSVPTLRRLSIVLKIPSDTLLSLSHSEVTAWVDSLPAREERSPDLRRLSRSLRNLSPAQLKVLNVIATALTR; translated from the coding sequence ATGGTCTCGAAACGTACCCCCCCGCCCCCCTCGCAGCAGCGCATGGATGACAAGCTGGCCCTCGCCCTGGGGGCCGCGGCGCGCGCCGCCCGGTTGCGCGCGGGGCTCACCCAGGCGGAGGCGGCCGAGAAGGTGGGTCTGGCCCCGGGTGTCTACGGCCGCATCGAGCGCGGGGGGATGATGCCCAGCGTCCCCACCCTCCGGCGGCTGAGCATCGTCCTGAAGATTCCCTCCGACACCCTGTTGAGCCTGAGTCACTCGGAGGTGACGGCGTGGGTGGACTCGCTGCCCGCCCGGGAGGAGCGCTCCCCGGATTTGCGGCGGCTGTCGCGCTCGTTGCGCAACCTGTCCCCGGCCCAGCTCAAGGTGCTCAACGTCATCGCCACGGCGCTCACCCGCTGA
- a CDS encoding quinone oxidoreductase family protein → MRVITQRAFGGVEQLVEEDWPLPVPGPGEVRVRIRAASFNPVDVLYRRGGFGGRLPQVLGRDLSGVVDALGEGVTGLAVGEEVFCYRAGQGSNGSHAEYTCVPAVLMVPKPRRLGFAEAAALPVVALTAWQCVTRARVRRGEAVFVAGGSGGVGSMALQLLHHLGAHPVLTTAGSDTSAEYLVKHLGVEPGHILRYRGRTPEQWLADVLAMNGGQPVPVALDFVGDSMKELCFAVSAVDGRVVSIVEEPADSSFNLWDETRSPLILRSLEFHFIQLGARARYAPRETWTVYREQLEAIRGLLEEGALKPPAVRGVGPLSAATAREAHRLLEEGRVQGKLVMECG, encoded by the coding sequence ATGCGAGTCATCACCCAGCGGGCCTTTGGCGGAGTCGAGCAGTTGGTGGAGGAGGACTGGCCCCTGCCGGTGCCGGGCCCGGGCGAGGTCCGGGTGCGCATCCGGGCGGCCTCCTTCAATCCGGTGGACGTCCTCTACCGGCGGGGAGGCTTCGGAGGCCGGCTGCCGCAGGTGCTGGGACGGGACCTGTCGGGCGTGGTGGACGCACTGGGCGAGGGCGTGACGGGACTGGCGGTGGGGGAGGAGGTGTTCTGCTACCGGGCGGGGCAGGGCAGCAATGGCTCACACGCGGAGTACACGTGCGTGCCGGCGGTGCTGATGGTGCCCAAGCCGAGGCGTCTGGGATTCGCCGAGGCGGCCGCGCTGCCCGTGGTGGCGCTCACGGCCTGGCAGTGTGTCACGCGGGCCCGGGTGCGGCGGGGCGAGGCCGTCTTCGTCGCGGGAGGCTCGGGCGGCGTGGGCTCCATGGCGCTTCAACTGTTGCACCACCTCGGAGCCCACCCCGTGCTCACCACGGCCGGCAGTGACACGAGTGCTGAGTACCTGGTGAAGCACCTCGGCGTGGAGCCGGGCCACATTCTTCGCTACCGCGGGCGGACGCCGGAGCAGTGGCTCGCGGACGTGCTGGCGATGAATGGAGGGCAGCCGGTGCCGGTGGCCCTGGATTTCGTCGGGGACAGCATGAAGGAGCTGTGCTTCGCCGTGTCGGCGGTGGACGGGCGGGTGGTGTCCATCGTCGAGGAGCCGGCGGACTCGTCCTTCAACCTCTGGGACGAGACGCGCAGCCCGCTGATCCTGCGCTCGCTGGAGTTCCACTTCATCCAGCTCGGGGCCCGGGCCCGGTACGCGCCGCGCGAGACGTGGACCGTGTATCGCGAGCAGCTCGAGGCGATCCGCGGGCTCCTCGAGGAGGGCGCGCTGAAGCCACCCGCGGTGCGCGGTGTGGGCCCGCTGTCGGCCGCCACCGCACGCGAGGCCCACCGCCTGCTGGAGGAGGGTCGCGTGCAGGGCAAGCTCGTCATGGAGTGCGGTTGA
- a CDS encoding CapA family protein, with protein MLAQALLLVPLLCAAPPERVELVFGGDVIPHGEVKEAAADHARADSGDAGPARSLNHEGWDHVFGPIADVLRSADVAMVNLETPISGNPLARTAPLLFDAPPAMLHALATAGVDVVSTANNHVFDQRRAGAEATWKHLAEAGLRSVGTGPSEAAAWEPLIVEKHGMRIGFLSFTRWLNGARNPEEPETSPHVAYVPYRGKVKGSWQSPEAAVELVRAAARRCDALIVAIHWGVEYSHTPNPEDRKLARALLEAGALAIIGHHPHVLQPVESYRTSSGRDTLVAFSLGNLIANQDRHYVHGRRMEADGTKRDSVLLRFSLTRPQPGAPVSLEGVAVLPVWIENNHYVARGRDRVPRHIQPVLIDEELRAIHERLLALSARALTQPREVRQERTTLERRLDMARYRRELILRITRPPGSDVGSTESGRRPAG; from the coding sequence GTGCTCGCTCAGGCGCTCCTGCTCGTTCCCCTGCTCTGTGCCGCTCCCCCGGAGCGCGTGGAGCTCGTCTTCGGGGGAGATGTCATTCCCCATGGTGAGGTGAAGGAGGCCGCGGCGGACCACGCCCGCGCCGACTCCGGGGATGCCGGCCCCGCCCGCTCGCTCAACCACGAGGGCTGGGACCATGTCTTCGGGCCCATCGCCGACGTGCTGCGCTCGGCGGACGTCGCCATGGTGAACCTGGAGACGCCCATCAGCGGCAATCCGCTCGCCCGCACCGCGCCCCTGCTCTTCGACGCGCCGCCCGCCATGCTGCACGCGCTGGCCACCGCCGGGGTGGATGTCGTGTCCACCGCGAACAACCATGTCTTCGACCAGCGCCGCGCCGGGGCCGAGGCCACGTGGAAGCACCTGGCCGAGGCCGGCCTCCGGAGCGTCGGTACGGGCCCCTCGGAGGCCGCCGCGTGGGAGCCCCTCATCGTCGAGAAGCACGGAATGCGCATCGGCTTCCTGTCCTTCACCCGGTGGCTCAACGGCGCCCGCAACCCCGAGGAGCCGGAGACCTCGCCCCACGTCGCGTATGTGCCCTATCGCGGCAAGGTGAAGGGGAGCTGGCAGTCCCCCGAGGCGGCCGTGGAGCTGGTACGGGCCGCGGCCCGGCGCTGTGACGCGCTCATCGTCGCCATCCACTGGGGCGTCGAGTACTCGCACACGCCCAATCCGGAGGACCGCAAGCTGGCCCGCGCCCTGCTGGAGGCCGGCGCGCTCGCCATCATCGGCCACCATCCCCACGTGCTGCAGCCCGTCGAGTCGTACCGCACCTCCTCCGGACGGGACACGCTCGTGGCCTTCTCGCTGGGCAACCTCATCGCCAACCAGGATCGGCACTACGTCCATGGCCGGCGGATGGAGGCGGATGGCACCAAGCGCGACTCCGTGCTGCTGCGCTTCTCGCTCACCCGTCCCCAGCCGGGCGCGCCCGTGTCGCTCGAGGGCGTGGCCGTGTTGCCGGTGTGGATCGAGAACAACCACTATGTCGCGCGCGGCCGTGACCGGGTGCCGCGCCACATCCAGCCCGTGCTGATCGACGAGGAGCTGCGGGCCATCCACGAGCGGCTCCTGGCGCTCTCGGCCCGGGCGCTCACCCAGCCGCGCGAGGTCCGCCAGGAGCGCACCACGCTCGAGCGCCGGCTGGACATGGCCCGGTACCGGCGCGAGCTCATCCTGCGCATCACCCGGCCTCCCGGCTCCGACGTGGGTTCGACGGAGTCCGGGAGGCGTCCCGCGGGTTAG